In one Halichondria panicea chromosome 4, odHalPani1.1, whole genome shotgun sequence genomic region, the following are encoded:
- the LOC135335392 gene encoding forkhead box protein D1-like isoform X2, producing MPTRVEQTDHTKRSGDEDQTDQITDSSDGSKTSAPPKKPTSGAPRNRKKSASLSACSNQDDIKPPYSYIALIAMAISHSPNKMLTLGEICDYIIHQFSYYHKRWPAWQNSIRHNLSLNDCFIKVPREYGSSGKGNFWKLHPASSEMFKNGSFLRRRYRFLHQLPQKPYNEGMTSPTAVHDTSMMTFPPPLIPKQESPAYNGLPCTTTNGFDSRIVPAGFGPPVSADQNRILVHDDFQRCRSFSSPPIADVPGNEFAHMPHMPVAGYSMGSPPHLHPLRHFQPDVTQSSWSYPPFTSHSHQLPVTPLTPITPSHMPSTPTPITPATPGTPPITPITPGDGRPTSYANGTHSPMDTYHSVPHGSSPQMFTYMYHTNPHTCAGPNGHPMVFTLPQQQLGEVPPPPPAEPGNPKYNFMISNLLKSSA from the exons ATGCCTACCAGAGTGGAG caAACAGACCACACCAAGAGAAGTGGTGATGAAGATCAAACGGATCAAATAACCGATTCATCCGATGGCTCGAAAACATCAGCTCCTCCAAAAAAACCTACGTCTGGAGCACCAAGAAATCGAAAGAAGTCTGCTTCActctctgcatgcagcaatcaAGACGATATCAAACCACCTTATTCGTACATTGCGTTGATTGCAATGGCCATCTCCCACTCGCCCAACAAGATGCTTACTCTGGGAGAAATCTGCGACTACATTATCCACCAATTTTCCTACTACCACAAGAGGTGGCCTGCGTGGCAGAACTCGATTCGGCACAATCTCAGCCTTAACGATTGCTTCATCAAAGTGCCCCGTGAATACGGCTCCTCTGGAAAAGGCAACTTCTGGAAGCTCCATCCAGCAAGCTCTGAGATGTTCAAGAACGGCAGTTTCTTGCGAAGACGTTATCGATTCCTGCACCAACTTCCACAAAAGCCTTACAACGAGGGAATGACCTCACCAACTGCAGTCCATGACACGAGCATGATGActttcccccctcccctcattCCGAAGCAAGAGAGCCCAGCGTACAACGGTCTTCCCTGTACAACCACGAATGGTTTCGACAGTCGAATAGTGCCTGCAGGTTTTGGACCGCCTGTGTCAGCTGACCAGAACAGAATCCTTGTCCACGACGATTTTCAGCGTTGTCGCAGTTTCTCCTCTCCACCGATTGCTGACGTCCCTGGAAACGAGTTTGCTCACATGCCTCATATGCCAGTAGCAGGATATTCGATGGGAAGTCCACCTCATCTTCACCCTCTGCGTCATTTCCAACCTGACGTGACTCAGTCGTCGTGGAGCTATCCTCCCTTCACGTCCCACTCGCACCAACTCCCTGTCACACCGCTCACTCCTATCACGCCCTCACACATgccctccacacccacaccaatAACTCCTGCGACCCCTGGAACACCACCCATAACACCAATAACCCCTGGAGATGGTCGACCAACAAGCTACGCCAATGGCACCCATTCCCCTATGGACACTTATCATTCTGTTCCCCACGGAAGCTCTCCTCAGATGTTCACGTATATGTACCACACCAACCCCCACACTTGTGCCGGTCCGAATGGTCATCCAATGGTATTTACGTTGCCCCAGCAACAACTTGGTGAAGtccctcctcctcctccagcTGAACCTGGAAATCCAAAGTACAATTTCATGATCTCAAATCTGCTGAAAAGTTCGGCTTGA
- the LOC135335392 gene encoding forkhead box protein D1-like isoform X1 has translation MPTRVEQQTDHTKRSGDEDQTDQITDSSDGSKTSAPPKKPTSGAPRNRKKSASLSACSNQDDIKPPYSYIALIAMAISHSPNKMLTLGEICDYIIHQFSYYHKRWPAWQNSIRHNLSLNDCFIKVPREYGSSGKGNFWKLHPASSEMFKNGSFLRRRYRFLHQLPQKPYNEGMTSPTAVHDTSMMTFPPPLIPKQESPAYNGLPCTTTNGFDSRIVPAGFGPPVSADQNRILVHDDFQRCRSFSSPPIADVPGNEFAHMPHMPVAGYSMGSPPHLHPLRHFQPDVTQSSWSYPPFTSHSHQLPVTPLTPITPSHMPSTPTPITPATPGTPPITPITPGDGRPTSYANGTHSPMDTYHSVPHGSSPQMFTYMYHTNPHTCAGPNGHPMVFTLPQQQLGEVPPPPPAEPGNPKYNFMISNLLKSSA, from the exons ATGCCTACCAGAGTGGAG cagcaAACAGACCACACCAAGAGAAGTGGTGATGAAGATCAAACGGATCAAATAACCGATTCATCCGATGGCTCGAAAACATCAGCTCCTCCAAAAAAACCTACGTCTGGAGCACCAAGAAATCGAAAGAAGTCTGCTTCActctctgcatgcagcaatcaAGACGATATCAAACCACCTTATTCGTACATTGCGTTGATTGCAATGGCCATCTCCCACTCGCCCAACAAGATGCTTACTCTGGGAGAAATCTGCGACTACATTATCCACCAATTTTCCTACTACCACAAGAGGTGGCCTGCGTGGCAGAACTCGATTCGGCACAATCTCAGCCTTAACGATTGCTTCATCAAAGTGCCCCGTGAATACGGCTCCTCTGGAAAAGGCAACTTCTGGAAGCTCCATCCAGCAAGCTCTGAGATGTTCAAGAACGGCAGTTTCTTGCGAAGACGTTATCGATTCCTGCACCAACTTCCACAAAAGCCTTACAACGAGGGAATGACCTCACCAACTGCAGTCCATGACACGAGCATGATGActttcccccctcccctcattCCGAAGCAAGAGAGCCCAGCGTACAACGGTCTTCCCTGTACAACCACGAATGGTTTCGACAGTCGAATAGTGCCTGCAGGTTTTGGACCGCCTGTGTCAGCTGACCAGAACAGAATCCTTGTCCACGACGATTTTCAGCGTTGTCGCAGTTTCTCCTCTCCACCGATTGCTGACGTCCCTGGAAACGAGTTTGCTCACATGCCTCATATGCCAGTAGCAGGATATTCGATGGGAAGTCCACCTCATCTTCACCCTCTGCGTCATTTCCAACCTGACGTGACTCAGTCGTCGTGGAGCTATCCTCCCTTCACGTCCCACTCGCACCAACTCCCTGTCACACCGCTCACTCCTATCACGCCCTCACACATgccctccacacccacaccaatAACTCCTGCGACCCCTGGAACACCACCCATAACACCAATAACCCCTGGAGATGGTCGACCAACAAGCTACGCCAATGGCACCCATTCCCCTATGGACACTTATCATTCTGTTCCCCACGGAAGCTCTCCTCAGATGTTCACGTATATGTACCACACCAACCCCCACACTTGTGCCGGTCCGAATGGTCATCCAATGGTATTTACGTTGCCCCAGCAACAACTTGGTGAAGtccctcctcctcctccagcTGAACCTGGAAATCCAAAGTACAATTTCATGATCTCAAATCTGCTGAAAAGTTCGGCTTGA